In one window of Brassica rapa cultivar Chiifu-401-42 chromosome A07, CAAS_Brap_v3.01, whole genome shotgun sequence DNA:
- the LOC103829297 gene encoding U-box domain-containing protein 11 encodes MAGVIIPPASLLKLIAEIAEIPLNAGVFKKDCTDLTRRVSLLTHLVEEIKDSNQIDSSSSENDWWSDLVVALQASKRVLSSARDSSDVAAKRISFQFQCVTWKLEKALSNLPYDLYDISDEVKEQVELARMQLRRAMQRYGSLNSNKFSSALSELMERDVKIKAEEEKDESVAETIHLAEEKKQLTKSPSISLAFYLSKDADSERLGKMVTKNTDESSKLTVPVDFLCPVSLELMKDPVIVSTGQTYERAYIQRWIDCGNLTCPKTQQKLQNFTLTPNYVLRSLISRWCTEHNIKQPGNGRCGDMSMIRSLVRSLSNRSLEERRNAVSEIRSLSKRSTDNRIMIAEAGAIPVLVNLLTSEDVATQENAITCLLNLSIYDNNKELIMFAGAVTSIVQVLRAGTMEARENAAATLFSLSLADENKIIIGGSGAIPALVDLLENGTTRGKKDAATALFNLCIYQGNKGRAVRAGIVPALVKMLSETSSQRMMVDEALTILSVLASNLDAKSAMVKANTLPALIGILQTGQGRNRENAAAILLSLCKRDNERLVLIGRLGAVVPLMELSKNGTERGQRKAVSLLELLRKACQ; translated from the exons ATGGCCGGAGTAATCATCCCACCCGCCTCTCTGCTCAAACTCATCGCCGAGATTGCTGAGATTCCACTCAACGCCGGCGTGTTCAAGAAGGATTGCACAGATCTCACTCGGCGAGTCTCTCTCCTGACGCATTTGGTAGAGGAGATTAAAGACTCAAACCAGATCGATTCATCTTCGTCGGAGAATGACTGGTGGTCTGATCTCGTGGTGGCGCTTCAAGCCTCGAAGCGTGTCCTCTCCTCAGCTCGCGACTCATCT GACGTTGCTGCGAAGAGAATCTCGTTCCAGTTCCAGTGCGTTACATGGAAGCTTGAGAAAGCTTTAAGCAATCTACCATACGATCTTTACGATATCTCTGACGAAGTTAAAGAACAG GTGGAGCTAGCGAGAATGCAGCTGAGAAGAGCGATGCAGAGATACGGTTCATTGAACTCTAACAAGTTCTCGAGTGCCTTATCTGAGTTGATGGAGAGAGATGTAAAGATCAAAGCTGAGGAAGAGAAGGATGAGAGTGTTGCAGAGACGATTCATCTCGCTGAGGAGAAGAAGCAGCTGACGAAAAGCCCTTCTATCTCTTTGGCTTTTTACTTGTCCAAAGACGCGGATAGCGAGAGATTAGGTAAAATGGTCACCAAGAACACTGATGAATCGAGTAAACTCACGGTTCCTGTTGACTTTCTCTGTCCTGTGTCTCTGGAACTGATGAAGGATCCTGTTATTGTCTCCACAGGACAG ACTTACGAGAGGGCGTACATACAGAGATGGATCGACTGTGGGAACCTAACATGTCCAAAGACTCAACAGAAACTCCAAAACTTTACTCTAACTCCAAACTACGTTCTCAGAAGCTTGATCTCTCGGTGGTGCACCGAACACAACATTAAGCAACCCGGAAACGGCAGGTGTGGAGACATGTCAATGATCAGGTCACTGGTTCGCAGTCTCTCAAACCGGTCCCTAGAGGAACGCAGGAACGCTGTTTCTGAGATTCGGTCTCTGTCAAAGAGAAGCACAGACAATCGCATTATGATTGCAGAAGCAGGAGCAATCCCTGTTCTTGTGAACCTTTTAACCTCAGAGGACGTCGCCACGCAGGAGAACGCAATCACTTGCCTTCTCAACCTCTCTATATACGACAACAACAAAGAGCTGATAATGTTCGCTGGTGCAGTCACTTCAATAGTTCAAGTCCTTAGAGCTGGAACCATGGAAGCAAGAGAAAACGCAGCGGCTACACTCTTTAGCCTCTCGTTAGCCGATGAGAACAAGATCATCATAGGCGGGTCCGGTGCGATACCTGCCTTGGTTGATCTTCTCGAGAACGGGACGACGAGAGGGAAGAAAGACGCAGCGACTGCATTGTTTAATCTCTGCATTTATCAGGGGAACAAAGGCAGAGCGGTTAGAGCAGGTATAGTCCCTGCATTGGTTAAGATGCTAAGTGAGACGAGCAGCCAAAGGATGATGGTTGATGAAGCTTTGACAATACTCTCGGTCCTTGCAAGTAACCTAGACGCTAAGTCCGCGATGGTTAAAGCGAATACTTTACCTGCGTTGATAGGTATTCTCCAGACGGGTCAAGGTAGGAACAGAGAGAACGCAGCGGCGATATTGCTTTCGTTGTGTAAGAGAGACAATGAGAGACTGGTCTTGATAGGTAGACTCGGTGCGGTTGTGCCGTTGATGGAGCTATCTAAGAATGGAACAGAGAGAGGTCAAAGGAAAGCTGTGTCTTTGTTAGAGCTTCTACGTAAAGCATGTCAATGA
- the LOC103829296 gene encoding glyceraldehyde-3-phosphate dehydrogenase, testis-specific, with translation MPGNYHSRGSNVGVIIFTVMITLLTRPIIINASSDSSSANMRKLDEVDPIKCSPSCIQNPPPPSPPPPSPPPPACPPPPALPPPPKKVSPNCPPPPPANFLYITGPPGNLYPVDEQFGAAAGKSFTVVKLAGLIGFGVLWVLVL, from the coding sequence atgccGGGAAATTATCACAGCCGAGGATCCAACGTTGGAGTCATAATCTTCACGGTGATGATCACGTTGCTGACTCGTCCAATAATCATCAACGCTTCATCAGATTCTTCTTCAGCCAACATGAGGAAGCTCGACGAGGTAGATCCCATAAAGTGCTCTCCAAGCTGTATCCAAAACCCTCCTCCAccatctcctccaccaccatctCCACCGCCTCCAGCGTGTCCTCCTCCCCCGGCTCTCCCTCCACCGCCTAAGAAAGTCTCACCTAACTGTCCACCGCCTCCGCCAGCTAATTTCTTGTACATAACGGGTCCGCCTGGAAATCTCTACCCCGTTGATGAGCAATTCGGTGCGGCCGCCGGAAAAAGCTTTACGGTGGTGAAGCTCGCCGGTCTGATTGGGTTTGGAGTTCTGTGGGTGTTGGTTCTTTGA